Within Mucilaginibacter inviolabilis, the genomic segment AAGAAAAATAAGTCGATTTTTGGCTTATTTTAAGACCTTATGCAAACGGCCCGGTTCTCTCTTTTGGTGAGAAAACCGGGCCGTGATACATACAAATATACGGATTTTTGGGCGGATTTACCCTGCATGATTAAGCATTTGTACCATTTTGATCAGTGCATCTTCGGCATGCATCCATGACACCATTTCCAGTGAATCCTGCGCTTCTTTGGCGGCTCTTGGCCGCATTTGTTTTTCGTACGCTGCAATGGCAGATTGGGTATTGTTAAACTCACCGCTTGTAAGGCATTCGCTTAGCTCCAAAGCATCCAGCATAGCTAAATTTACGCCTTCGCCGGATGGTGGCATCAAATGAGCCGCATCACCCAGTATGGTTATGTTGGATTGTGCATCCCAGGTTTGGTTAATATGCATGCAATACTGCGGACGAAGCATAAGCGGCATACCCGCGTTTTCGAATAACTCAAACCATATACTGCTCCATTCCGGAAACTTGTTTTTAAACCAGGCCAGCACCTGTGTTCTATCCGAAAAATCAATGCCGTTGTTTTGCACCCAGTTCTCCTCCTGTTTGCAGCTGAGGTAAAAATCCAAACTGCCATCGCCTTTGGCGGAGACATGCAAAAATATACCACTACCGTGTGCGTAAATCTTTCCGCCTTTTAGCAATTGGTGTATGTTGGGCACTGCTGTCGCAGCATGATCTACATTGCCCTGCACAATCACTACACCTGCATAGTAAGGCTGGATCGGCGTAATAAACGGCCGGATCTTAGAATTTGCACCATCTGCCCCTATTACTATATCCGCAGTAGCTGTTGTGCCATTTTTAAATTCCAGTTCCCAGGTATCGCCAACATTCAACATGTTTGCAAACTGGCTATCCCAAACAACGGTATCAGGGGCCAGCGCATCTAATAACATATCCCTTAAAGGCCCCCTGTCAATTTCGGGCCTGAAGTATTCATTGCCAAAATCTGCTTTAGATACCTCCGTGTCCATGTGCTCATCGTAAACTATGTTTGCATGTTCATCAACAATTCGCCCCTTATCCGCACCTGGTCTGTATGTTTCTTTAAAAGCATCCATCAGTCCCGCTCCTTCCAATGCCTTCAAACCCGATTCATAATGCAAGTCGAGGGTTGCACCCTGCACGCGTACATTCCTGTTAAAATCTCTTTCATAAACTTTTACATCTACCCCTTTCAACTGTAAAAGCCTGGCCAGCGTTAAACCACCCGGACCGCCGCCTATAATGGCTACTTTTTTATTATCCAGTAACATATCTTTTGGTATTATGATTAATCTTTATTTCTACTTACAAAATTGTTATTACTTTTATAAATAAAATAGCCTAAATAGCTCATAAAATAGTCGTAAATGAAAATTTCAATTACAGATACCGGATCGGGCATTACGAAGGAATTTGCGCGGGCAATAGGAGCCACAATAAAAGGACGGTTTATATATATTCCGGAGAGCAAGGGCGGCGGCTACATTACCGGCTTTTCCTGGGGAAATGATCTGCGGATGATGATCAGGAATTATCATCTGTATGAAGATATTGTTATTGAGCGGACGAATGAATTGGCCGAAGGACAGGAAGATGTTGTTTTCCTGTTAAGCGGAATTTTTCCCTCACCTGCGCAGACCGAGAAACAACTCTCGCCAGAGCAAGCTCATGTACTGATCTGCATGCATGCTGTTTCTTCTATCATAGCCATGCCTTCCAATACCATTTTTGGTAGTGTGACCATAGCGGTTTCGAGGCAGTACCTGCGTTCGCTTTTTAGCAAAGCAGATCATCCCATAGCAGAAAACATATTGCAGGGGAAAGATAATTTTGTGTTTGAAACCGGTATTTCGCCCGAAATGATCAAAACCGCCAGCGAGATGCTGCATCAACCTATTCCGGAAAGCCTGGAAAATCATTATTACAAACTAAAATGCGAAGAACTGTTATGCTATATTTTTGCCTTACTGATGCAACGGGAGGCAATGCCAACAAGCCATATGCATATAAATGATATCAAAGCTATATATGCTATTAAACTCCACTTACAATCGCACTTAAACCAACCACCCCAGGTTGCAGCACTCGCCCAAGAAGCGCATATGAGTGAACCCAAACTCAGGAAATTATTTAAACAGACCTTTGGCACTGGCGTGTTTGAGTATTACCAAACCACACGGATGCAGGAGGCTGCCAAATTACTGAAAGAAAAACGGATGACGGTTTCGGAGGTGGGTTACCAATTAGGGTTTACCAATCTGAGCCATTTCACCAGGGTTTTTGAGCAGTACATGGGTGTAAAGCCAAAGAAGTATTCGGCAGGTTAAGTTCGATGAAATAGGAGATGATATCGCAAGGGCGATCCTATATATTCCAGAGAACACGGGTTACGACTCACCCCTTCTACGCTTCGCTGGACGACCCTCTCTTCGCCTACGGCGGAAAGAGGGTTGAAAAAATCTCATAAAAAAAGCGTCATTTCGAGGCATGAAGCAAGCTCTAAACTATACAGAGTAACTCTGCTAATCGGGGATTGCTTCGTACCTCGCAATGACGCGTGGAGGTGTAAATGATGACATATAGCGCATTCACCCCAACTCACCACTCACTATTCACTACCTTGCTTCATCGAGCTCTATAACCACACTGGTTCTATTTTTGTCTACATGTGGGTTTACGCCTACATTCATTAAAAAGTCGCCGGTTAATACCAGGTCGTTTTCTATGGATGATTTAGCCCCCGGGTAAAGGTTGATCTCTTTTACCGCGTATTTTTTCTGCGGATCGAGGCCTTTTAAGCGAATTGGCACACGCGTACCTGTACCATACCGGTTATTCACCAGGTAGTTAAACATCACCGCTTTTGCTTTGGCATTATCTACATACATGATAGATGCGGCATCATTATCCCATGGACTTTGTAAACGATACTGATCGCCATGCCAGATAGCCTCTTTCAGGTTATCATAATTTTTTAAAGCGCCATGCACATAATCCAGGTCCTGCTCGCCTAGCTTGCTGATCACGATATCAAAGCCCAGTTTACCCATCATGGCTACATCTGTACGGAATTTAAGCGGCTGTTTGCCCCAGTCGGTCACGTGGTTTGAGCTGGTGATAGCCGGGTAGAAGTAAGAGTACTCCCACTGGATGAACACGCGCTCCAGCGGATCGGTATTATCGCTTGGCCAAAATTCGGTGAAGTATTTCAATGCGCCATAATCCACACGACCACCGCCGCCTGAGCAAAGCATTAAAGGCACCTTTGGATATTTAGCCCGTACACGCTCCAGCACTTTATATAAGCCGCGTACATAATCGGTATACAAATGCGACTGATCCTTTTTCAGATATGCCGAATAGGCGTTATATATCACCGCGTTACAATCCCATTTAATGTAAGCCAGATCTGGATTTTTGGTAAACAGGTTATCTACTATGCCAAATACAAAATCCTGCACTTTAGGATTAGTGAGATCAAGTACCAGCTGGTTACGGAAATACTTTTCGGGACGGTTTGGTTGTTTAATCACCCAATCCGGATGTTTTTCATACAGCTCGCTTTTAGGGTTAACCATTTCAGGTTCAATCCAGATACCAAACTTTATGCCATTGCTTTGCGCTTCTTTCACCAGCCAGCTGATGCCGTCGGGTAGCTTTTGTTTATTCTCCTGCCAGTCGCCCAAACCTGCATGATCATCATTACGCGGATATTTATTGGCAAACCAGCCATCATCCAGCAAAAACAGGTCTACACCCAATTTTTTGGTATCTTTTAATAACTCGGCCAGTTTAGTTTCGTTGAAATCAAAATAGGTGGATTCCCAGTTGTTCAGCAGGGTTAATCTTGAGCCTTCGCCATCAACAATTTTGTATTTGCGGGCCCAGCGCTGTAATTTACGGCTGGCATCACCCTTACCCTGATCGGAGTAGGTGTACACTAAAGCTGGCGTAGCAAACTCTTCGTTCGGTTTTAAATGATATTCAGCCGCGGCGTTGTTGATACCGGCAATCAGTCGCAGGTTATCAGACACATCCAGTTCAAAATCGAGCCTGAAATTTCCCGACCACTCCAACGCGCCCAGCAATACTTTTCCTTCATCCTCAGTAGCAGGTTTATCCATAGATACTGCAAACATGGATGGCTCATACAAATTAGCCCGAGTGCCCAATTTACTGTCAATAGTTTTGATACCGTGGGTTAGTTTAGCCTCCTCCGGACGCATTTCTTCGGCCCAGTTGCCATGGTATTGTTTCAGCCAAAAGCCATCACCTTTTAAGTTAAGGTTGGCCGAGGCAAATTTATTTAACACCACCTCACCTTTTTCACCATGTTTTATCACCGACCATTGTTCGGTAACATCCTCTTTGAAATAGGTTTTGTAAAACAGTTTTACCTCAAAATCATAAACCGGATCTTTCAGCGTAACCGTTAATAGCGAAATATCATCCGCAACTTTGGTTACCTCGTGGCTCACATAAGCCAGATTGAGTGACTTATCGCCGTTGGCATGAGTAACGGTGATGGCGGGTTCGGCCAGGTTAGCGGAGCCAGATGGTGTATAAGCCGAGTTAAGGATACCGGAGTCGTCCTTTTGGTTATACATTTTCTGGATGCGTGCGTACTCGGTGGTATTGCTCAGCTTAGCGCCAAAATAAACCATCTTCAGGTTTTTGTTGGCATCGGTTTGTAATACCAGCGCGTTGTGCTGTGTTTCGACCGGGATGGTCACCACCTGGGCAAAACTGCTGCCGGCCGTAAACAGACCACCAACCAGGCATAAGGGCAGTAAATGATTTCGGAACATTCTTTTCAATTTATAAGGTTATTTTCAGTGTTAATGTATTAGCAATTATTCTTTTTCAAAATCCTCAGCGCTGTTCGAAGTCTCTGACTTCGAACCCGTATGCTTGTAGTCTTCAGACTACCCGCTTCCGGTAGTTGCAAACTACCGGCATAATCGTCCGAAGTCAGAGACTTCGGACAGCGGCGTTTACTTTTTAATTTTTATTTCTTCGCATCAATATCCAATTTGTATAAAGCCGCATCACCAGCCTCCAGTTTAAAGCTTAATGTTTTGCCCAGGATATCACCCTGCAGCAGTTCGTGTATCTCGTATTGATCTTTGCTGTTTAAACCCAGGCGTTTGCCATCCATAGCAAAGGTTTTTGGTTCGCTGCTGTAATTGAAAACGGCAATATAGATACTATTTCCAATTTTTTGGGTGAACATTTCCGAAGCGTTTTCGCCGGTATTGCCTTCCACTGGTTTAAATGTTTTCCCGTTTTCGATCAGCTTTATGATCTCCGGTTTTTGGTACCAGTTTTTAGCTCTGTCGCTCCATGGGCCGTGTACCGAAAAATCATCGCCGGTAATTACGGTACCGGTTATCACAGCCGATAAAAAGCGGGCCCGGTTAGCACCTTCGCTCTCGGTTGACAGCACCACATGATCGGCATCAACATAATTGTATAAAAAAGTTTGCCACCAGCCATAGCTTACGCTGTTGAGGGTGTACTGGGAATCTTTGATGGTTTTAAAGGCATCGCAGGCAATGCGGCGGGTATGTACGTAACGGCCGGTAGCCAGGCTTGGCGAAATAGCGGCGTAAATCAACATCTGGTCGCCCAGTTTGTTGATCAGGTACTCCATGCCTTTGCGATAAGCTTGCATCCCCGTGGTTACCGTTGGATCATAAAAATGGGTCGACTCGGCTGTAGCATGTCCTAAAAAGTCGATCTTGATCATTTTAAAACCGCAGGCTTTCAGTTTGCCTATAGTGAGGTCGATACGCTCAAGCGTACCGGGGTGGGTTGGGTCGATAGCGCGGGCGCCGTCGATATCATGATAACCGTTGCCTACTTTTGTCCAGATATCGCCAAAGGTGTATTTGCTGCCGGGCACTTTGCGCTGCGGACCATCTTTCCAGCCCCAGTCGGTAAACGGCGCCCAGTATACGCCGGGTTCCAGGCCTTTGCTCTTGCAGTAATCAGCAAATTGTTTCAGCTTGCTGTAATCGCCTTCGGGGCCACCTTTCACCATAAAATCCCAATAAGAATCCAGATCGATAAAAGCGGTTTTACCTGTGCGGAAACCAGCCAGGCTATCGGCAAAAAAGTCGGCCACTTTGGTGGCTTTCTCGTAGGTGAGTTTATCCTGCATTACGCCCCAGCTGTTCCAGCCTACGGGTGTGGGTTTTGTCCAGTTGAACACATAAGGCGGCTCGGCAATGCGGTTGGCTTTGGCATACTCTTCCATGCCGGTGCGCCA encodes:
- a CDS encoding FAD-dependent oxidoreductase; translation: MLLDNKKVAIIGGGPGGLTLARLLQLKGVDVKVYERDFNRNVRVQGATLDLHYESGLKALEGAGLMDAFKETYRPGADKGRIVDEHANIVYDEHMDTEVSKADFGNEYFRPEIDRGPLRDMLLDALAPDTVVWDSQFANMLNVGDTWELEFKNGTTATADIVIGADGANSKIRPFITPIQPYYAGVVIVQGNVDHAATAVPNIHQLLKGGKIYAHGSGIFLHVSAKGDGSLDFYLSCKQEENWVQNNGIDFSDRTQVLAWFKNKFPEWSSIWFELFENAGMPLMLRPQYCMHINQTWDAQSNITILGDAAHLMPPSGEGVNLAMLDALELSECLTSGEFNNTQSAIAAYEKQMRPRAAKEAQDSLEMVSWMHAEDALIKMVQMLNHAG
- a CDS encoding helix-turn-helix transcriptional regulator; this translates as MKISITDTGSGITKEFARAIGATIKGRFIYIPESKGGGYITGFSWGNDLRMMIRNYHLYEDIVIERTNELAEGQEDVVFLLSGIFPSPAQTEKQLSPEQAHVLICMHAVSSIIAMPSNTIFGSVTIAVSRQYLRSLFSKADHPIAENILQGKDNFVFETGISPEMIKTASEMLHQPIPESLENHYYKLKCEELLCYIFALLMQREAMPTSHMHINDIKAIYAIKLHLQSHLNQPPQVAALAQEAHMSEPKLRKLFKQTFGTGVFEYYQTTRMQEAAKLLKEKRMTVSEVGYQLGFTNLSHFTRVFEQYMGVKPKKYSAG
- a CDS encoding alpha-galactosidase produces the protein MFRNHLLPLCLVGGLFTAGSSFAQVVTIPVETQHNALVLQTDANKNLKMVYFGAKLSNTTEYARIQKMYNQKDDSGILNSAYTPSGSANLAEPAITVTHANGDKSLNLAYVSHEVTKVADDISLLTVTLKDPVYDFEVKLFYKTYFKEDVTEQWSVIKHGEKGEVVLNKFASANLNLKGDGFWLKQYHGNWAEEMRPEEAKLTHGIKTIDSKLGTRANLYEPSMFAVSMDKPATEDEGKVLLGALEWSGNFRLDFELDVSDNLRLIAGINNAAAEYHLKPNEEFATPALVYTYSDQGKGDASRKLQRWARKYKIVDGEGSRLTLLNNWESTYFDFNETKLAELLKDTKKLGVDLFLLDDGWFANKYPRNDDHAGLGDWQENKQKLPDGISWLVKEAQSNGIKFGIWIEPEMVNPKSELYEKHPDWVIKQPNRPEKYFRNQLVLDLTNPKVQDFVFGIVDNLFTKNPDLAYIKWDCNAVIYNAYSAYLKKDQSHLYTDYVRGLYKVLERVRAKYPKVPLMLCSGGGGRVDYGALKYFTEFWPSDNTDPLERVFIQWEYSYFYPAITSSNHVTDWGKQPLKFRTDVAMMGKLGFDIVISKLGEQDLDYVHGALKNYDNLKEAIWHGDQYRLQSPWDNDAASIMYVDNAKAKAVMFNYLVNNRYGTGTRVPIRLKGLDPQKKYAVKEINLYPGAKSSIENDLVLTGDFLMNVGVNPHVDKNRTSVVIELDEAR
- a CDS encoding alpha-galactosidase, giving the protein MKPIATATRQSIQKIARPVLVFALLLALPFVNKVSAQALKSPGTGQVIIPYGTGNAIAYDLKSGLYSVVKGKILVYNKVNASISLNGKTVSTKDYTSRTYTKAAVTDGFGKGVKHTITLSGKGLNPIKQVFYTYPGHEYFITQIEASGKGLQTNSIIPFSGNIAAITGDARSIFVPFDNDTFIRYNAKPFTAPFSNMSSEVGAVYSNDSRAGFVAGSIEHEVWKTGIRSTAKADSGNAIQVWAGYTENSVTRDNIAHGTISGDVVKSPKILVGYFDDWRTGMEEYAKANRIAEPPYVFNWTKPTPVGWNSWGVMQDKLTYEKATKVADFFADSLAGFRTGKTAFIDLDSYWDFMVKGGPEGDYSKLKQFADYCKSKGLEPGVYWAPFTDWGWKDGPQRKVPGSKYTFGDIWTKVGNGYHDIDGARAIDPTHPGTLERIDLTIGKLKACGFKMIKIDFLGHATAESTHFYDPTVTTGMQAYRKGMEYLINKLGDQMLIYAAISPSLATGRYVHTRRIACDAFKTIKDSQYTLNSVSYGWWQTFLYNYVDADHVVLSTESEGANRARFLSAVITGTVITGDDFSVHGPWSDRAKNWYQKPEIIKLIENGKTFKPVEGNTGENASEMFTQKIGNSIYIAVFNYSSEPKTFAMDGKRLGLNSKDQYEIHELLQGDILGKTLSFKLEAGDAALYKLDIDAKK